The window GTTTATACACCCATTGAAATTCTCTAAGCTCGTAGTCTTCGTGCACAAAAGAGATATGAATTAATCAGTTTCGCTTCCAttcatgctgaggtcaaaattgaTTTCAGTATGACTCATATCGAGCATTTGCCTTAATTGTGAGACTGAGATTAGAGGAAGGTTGTATTAAACATTGTTTCACAGTTGGATAAATTTGAAGACTACtgcatctctctcttttttttttcttttttttttttaaggcagagaaaaggagattacccttctgaaaataaaggcaaatgCTTAACAGACAAATTGGAATGATCATGTATTTCTCCATTGATGGTCTTTAATAATggttgtatgtattttttttggaTACTACACACTTTTTCTGTGTAGTTGACTGCTTGAGTTTGCCACAACTTCTCAAAAACGTACATTCATTTTTACTGCCTGTTCAGGTCCTTCCCCACAAATACCAATTTTCTGTAGTTTTGAGGAATATCTTCAGTTCATCAGTATTTACTGAATTGTGCTTTTTGTATCTCATATCTATGGAAGAGCACAAGCTAACCAGTAATAATCCTGTTATTAGGGCAGCATTTGGATTTGTGTTAGTGCTGATTCATAGGGTAGTAACTGTCACATTCTCAAAGTATACGAAGATTGGGAAGTGTGGCAGGTGTGTTTTACCTTTgatcttttgctttttgtaatttttgtcTGTGTCTGCACTACAAATAAATCTATGCCAACTTAATTTTCACAGGGGCAGTGTTTAGCTGTGTAGAGCAACCAGAAGAAGCTTGTAGAGATTCTGTTAGAGTTGCCAGGAAAACAGAGCTATTTctactgtaaaaatattttcgTAGGTCAAAGGCACAGCATGaatacagcaaatatttttactgtggTAATAAACAAGTCTGCATTAGTTTTCACTATTAACcctttcttttcaaatgctCCTCCCTTTTGCCCCCCCATCCAGTTCTCTTGGtgtgaaatgtttcatttaagGCTTAGTCTAGTGATAATTTCTGAAAGTCTTTTCTTATGCCCTATTATGCAGTAGCACTTAATTTGCTGTTTACACACAAATAAacactttgcaattttttcaaatatgtaaatatttttataaattagtAGCTTATAGGATAATATGTCTGTTCTCTTGCTTATTCATTTTTCTAGCCCATTTTTCCCAGACACCTGCCAGAAAAGCTTGTACTGAAGAAACCTTCAAAGTTTTTTCATTACAATACTACACCTAGGAATATGCGTGAAATGCAGTCTTTAATGTGAACTCATAGATTTgattccatttatttttcctgattatcaaaataataaaataactaaCTAAAATAGTAAAATAGCTAATTCACTTTTGCGTGTGAAAACTTGTAAAAAGGGATAAATAATCATGGCGGATTTAAAATACCTTCAACTATTGTACAAGTTGATGAAGGATGTGCAGTTTCACTCCTCATGtgtcttttttaataaatcagaaCTGCGAaacttgaaaatactttttcctcttttttataaTCATAGTTTGTAGGCTAAAACATATGTTTTTAATTCTAGATTACCAAAGATGATTTCCAGAGCTTTGATTATATACTTTGCATGGATGAAAGCAATCTAAGGTAATGTATGAATAAATGGAACAAATTAATTTGGATTGCTTGTAGTGCTAGCTCACAAGTCACTTTGAAGATGTCATGTTTTACTATTTAGCTTGTCTTGTTTTGGGGGGTATTGTGATGATAGTGCAGTAGAGGGATTCTTCATTTCTTATGTTTAATGAGCTAAAATTCAGTGTTTAATTAGTGTTATACATGCCAGTCAAGATTAAGGAAAAGGAAGTTTAGTATGCTTTGTGTTACACAAGTGTAGCTGATGCCTGTGTAGTTAAGAACAAGGACACTGTCTTTTGATCCAAGTGATCTGGTTTTCTGATTACATAGGATCTAAAAGACACCAAAAACCTGCAAGGGATTAAATGCGTGTGCCTCCCTTCCCCCCGCTCTTTTTATATAGCAATATAAAATAGCAAGAAATAGCAAGCTCAGTAATAATTTAAGTCGTTAGCTGGGGGAAATCTTGTTGTTTGCTGCTGTTTCCCATGGTTTTAATTAAGTGCATCTTTGAGATGAGTTAAGCTTAAGAAAGATTAGGTGAAGTAGATGCCTAGATAATTTAGATGTCATTAGCAAAATTTCTACTTAACTACATACGTATTTATGATTAGGATTAAGGGAGAGAGTTTTAATAATCGCAAGTCTAAGTGTTTTTAAAGACTATAACCTGTAAAcctaataaaacaaagaaagaaaaccctaTTAGTAACACGTAAAGACTTTAAGAACCAAAACCTTTCTTCTGAAGGAAGTATCATTTGTTGAATTTTCCAGAATGTTTTGAGTGACCTCTGTTATGCCCTTTATTCATAGATGCCGTGCACTAAAACTTGGCTTGATTGCAGTGCATCAGGCGAAGAGGTGACTGCTTACTGTAGTTTCATTCACATTCTTAAATTGTTAATACCAAAGTaagttttcatttatatatgaGCTGTAAAGCAGACAAAACATAACAACTATGACAGAATTAGGGGTTTCGCTACTGCCACATTTCTAAGTTTCATCTTAAATGTGAACCTAATTCAGCCATTGTCCCGGGAATACATGTTTGTAGCTGGTTCCAGGTGCTGATGGAGTGAGTGTCTGTCATATCAGAAAAGGGAGATAAGGAACATCTCTTTTTCTGTAGTACCAGAGCCATTTGGCCCCCTCCTGTTCATGAGGTGGTATGCCAAAAGACTTGAAGCAAATGACTGTAATTGGGTGGATGTAGAAGATGACGGTCTTCAAACATCCTTCTTGTCctctaaaaatacaaatgttgtCAACATGCACAGGgctgcctttcttttcatttctttctttttttttttttttaataaatctatAAATTCAAGCAATAACTTCTTTCTTGATAGAGTCCTGACTTTTATTTATAGAAAAGCAGTATTGTAGTCTCACTTCTGTTTTGTCTATCTAAAAGctatgaaattaatttcttcattaaTTAGAATTAATAAATCAGAAATTAGGTTCTTGAAACTGATTATGCTTATGActaagtatgttttttttttttcctatgaactATAAAAAGTACTGTCAGTTGTAGTGTACTTTGCATTCTATTAAAGGGAATGTTATACTTGATATATGCATCTCATCCATAGGACTGTATGAAATTTAGAAATACAGTCTGTGCTTTCAGAAGCCCTGCTTAGTACTTAACTATTAGAAAGAATATTCTGCAGAGAATTATTTCTTATTACCAATTGCAAACCACTTTAAACTTTTTCAACACTGAGTAAGTAAAATGATGATTCGGTATAGAGATATATAGATAAGTTAAAAGAACTTAACATGTTCCAGCTGTTTGTCAGAATCATGGTACTTAGCATCTTTTAATCTGAAGGTGATGAGAGGTGCATTTTAACTGCATTTGGGGTGATGGATGGCTGTTTGTAAGTATATGGGGAAAAGACTGGTTCAAAAAAAATATGCTCTGTTAATGGGAGGCAATGTAAAAGATGTGATGATtgctaaaatgttaaaatatgtcAAAGGGAAGACATCTAATGAATTTACTGTTCTCTGCTAACTCACTGTAGAAGGACTTCACAGGAGTTAGAGGCAGCATCAAAAGACCTTGCAACATACCAATTAAGAAAATTTTTAACCCATGAAGGAAGCTTCctcaattttgaaaaaaatatgtagatAATCTTCATTATTGTTATTCAATGTGAGCTAAAGGTGGACATTGAAAATACTAAATGAATTATTTGAGGAAGAAGGTGATAAACTTACTGCTAAAAGCTTCTGTTAAGCCTTAAGTGCCTGTTTTCTTATACTCTGAACTAAATTTACGTATGTCCTTGatactcaattaaaaaaaaaaaaaaaggagcagcatAGAAAGTCAACAGCATTAACTGAGTTCAGAAGgatattattttcctgtgttcTCTAGAAACATTAATATCTAATACCAACAAATTCTGAAGAGAAATTgataacatttactttttttttttttttttctccagagatctgaaaaggaaaagcaaccAGGTTAAAGACTGCAAGGCCAAAATTGAACTACTTGGGACATATGATCCACAGAAACAACTTATTATTGAAGATCCATACTATGTAAGAAATTCTCTGGTTAGCTTGATTAAAAATCCTTGCTAGATCCCACAGTTTTCTTATAATGTTTAATCTGATAATATGCAAAgccaaatgttttttgttttttaaagaattaacaAACCAATATAAACTACTGAAATATGAAAGGAAACCATCTTTATTCTTATAGAAATTATTTAAGTTCATAATGCTCCTGTGTTTTGAATATTAAGTGAAGCTCTCCATGGTCAGTGTCCTTGCAAAGATAACATAATTAGGAAAAACAGAGACAAAGATATGGGGGGGTGGTCAAAGATGTTGAATAATATTAGCCAAGAGCAATCAATTAGGTTAGTATCCTTCAGTTTAGGACAGAGAAGTGGAGAAAGATGTAGTGGGGTTCTCTAAAACTGGTATTAATGGAAGAAGGTACTAGTAAGGAATTGCTATTCGTTACACAAGAAGTAGAGAACATCAAATGGGTTTGTAGGAGAcatgttcaaaacaaaaagaggtaTTTGTTTCCACATGGTGCTTTGTTTAACTGTGAAACTCAACATGACAGGATACTGTgaatgtaaagaagaaaaaaaataagtcttatAAGGGCTTCAAAAttgaatgggggaaaaaaaaaaaacatgaaggaaaGAGCATCCAGGGCTCCTGAGTACAAAGAGAGTTCAGCTATGGAAATTCCTGAAACACTGGTAGCTCAAATTAGGGAGGAAACATGCTACAACTATTACCATGTATTTGTACTGTTCTTGTTCCCTAATGCAAGTTATTTGCCATTACTGACAACAGAAAACCAgcttgcaaaatgtttttgtttgagaTGGTATTAGTATACTtacattctttttcctctttttttttttttttctaggggAATGAAAAGGACTTTGAAACTGTTTACGAGCAGTGTGTTAGATGCTGTAAAGCATTTTTGGAGAAGCCTCATTAATGCTTCATCATTTTGTTtctagaataaaataattagcTTCTCCTGAAATATGTAAGGTTTACTTGATTGATGTATTTAAATTGTAAAATTATGCCTCCTCTGTAGGTTGAAAactttttcagtttaattttttattgtAGTTTTTCTGTCATCTAATTAGAAAAACATAGAGAAGTTTTAAAGTTGGATTAGATgatcaaccattttctcacaCATTAATGTAACAAAGTACTTGTTCAGAATAAATTTATCTGTAAACCCTTCCAGTGCTTTCTCAGAAGCACTGTAAAAAGTAATGTCTTGCTTCTTTATGTGCTATACAAACTAAAATTAGGTCTTCTTATTGTGCCATTAGTTAATTTAAACGAACAGGAAACTGTGAAATGATAGTTGATGTGTGTTAACTTAGGCATGTTATCCTAGTATCCCTAGACAACTTTTAGAATGAAGCTGTTTCACCTGGAGCCTGGTGGACAAAAAGGGACTGCCTGCCACAAGACAGGCATGGTTTTGACTGTTGATAGACTCTTAGCATTATTTCAGAGCTCAAGCAAGTAAAACCTTTTGTCAGGATTCTGTGAAAATGGGCTGTTATATAGTTTTAAATGCTCAGTTATCAAAGAAGTAATCATTTTGTGCTAATAGATTGTACTAGTTAAGATGTAATCAGTTCAAAAATAGTCACTGAAGTTAATAGGACTTCTCTGGTTCATCTTCCTATCTTCTTGTGGCCAACTCCTGGTACACTGATGTAAGTACATACAACGTTAACATTTACTTTAGGACAAAACATGTCAGCTTAAAAGATGAAACATCAAGTGTACATTTTGTATCTCATAGTAGTAAAATACTCAAATCCCTGCTATTTTCCCAGTTTCTGTATGAGTGACAGACCATATTTTCAGATTTACCCGGGAGAATGGATGGCTTGTCAAAAGCGTTGTTCAACCTGAAGACAGACCACTTGTATGTAATATAATATGCAATATGAAGCTGTATGAAAGCCAGTAAATAGAAAGTTCTGCTCTTGGACAAAAACGGAATGCATTGTAAAAATCCATGCCTGTTTGTCTGAACATCACATTCAATCTCTGCCTAAGGCAGAAACATAACTGAGAAATGTAATATAACTGATATTCTTTTTATTCAGAATAATGCTAATACTAGTATGAATTAGCATTACCACATGCTCTATAAACTCTATCTGTAAAATTtactttgttatttatttagttgTGTTGTGGTTATTCTTACATCTGCCATCCAAACTAATAGAATAGCCTCTAGACTTGTCACCTCCTTTCCTTCTGGGAGAGGGATTTGCATAGAGGACTGTGTTACtcttggggagggagggatccTGGTGTCACTGTGCATATACTGCAGCCTTCAAAGTggggattgcatttcctgggactCATTCTGTAAAACAGCTGGGAAGTATTTGTGTTAATGAGGTTTCAGTTTTGTGGTAAGCTTTCAGTTGGACACAAAACGTAAGAACCTGCTTACAAAAAGCGAAGTGGTAGATAGAACACTTGAGTACAGAGACCAGGATCTTGTGTATTACTGGGTTAACAATGGTTGTGATTTTTGGTGAACAAGTTAGGAATTTGCAAGTTAAGAGCTGTTTCACTGCAGggacaaaaaataatatacataaaatgtttttcaatttcttttattaatgctttaataaaataaatgagggaAAATGAGCGGTTAGGGACAAACCACCTCAAATGTGGTTTATGCACTAGCCTCAGAAGTGGAAGTATTTAGGCATAATCTAATGTTATTCTTGCCAGAaagatcatttaaaatattctagTGAAAGTAAACTAACTCAGATGATTGAGAACATAATGGCTTGTGCTCACTCATGGCTGACCTGAAGTAGAACCTGTAGTTTCCTATGTATTGAAGTAAAGATTTAAGTCTTAACTCTGTATCTTTGGGCTGCTGGGATAACAGAAAGGAGATAAAAGGGTATGGTTGTTTACCTTTACTAGGCTTAGGAAAATTCCTCTAAAGTGATACTAAGTCAAAATTATTTGTGTTAAATTCACTTCGGATTGTAAAGTATCAGGTTTGACCCAAGTTATGTTTTCAGCAAGTAATCTATCGGCTAAATAATTCACCAGCTCCACTGGGAGGATAaaagctgatttatttatttattttatctgtgcTGGGTTTCTtttggaggaagaggaggagagcaaCATGATATTGCACAGAAATTTGTAGAATATGAGAATACAGAGCAGGAATTGCCTTCAAGAAGGCCAGCTGCATAGTACCATTCCATGCTTCCAAGAGAAACAGTGAACGTGTGGTACATATTTTTGTATTAATCCTACAGATGACTAAGCCCCTGGATTGTTTCAGTTAAGCCTACACCcagaataaataagtaaaatttgCTATACTGAATGCATCTTTTGTCAAACCTGCTGACTTCTGCTAAatctaggaggaaaaaaaaacaaacaaaacaaacaaacaaaaaaaaccaacatctTCCATGGAATTAAGTtgtttatattcatttattaaGCCATTAAATGAATTACTGTTTTCCCTTTACAATACATTTTTTCTAGAAAATTCCAACTGAACCAGATTTCAGGTGTCCTACTGCAAACTGAAATAATCATACTAATTTAAATTCCCTTATTAAGTAGTATGTTCTGATCTGATGTCAGTCAGTGGAGCTACAGAAAGGCACAGAGTTCCACTGACATGTTTACTGCAAGTGAGCTGCTAAATGAATCCTGTAGCAGTACGTTCTTTACTCCATGTTTTCAGCATACACATATTCCAGTGAGAAATGAAACTTTGGCATTTAGTGATGACTATAATCAAATTAGAACTACATACTTCTCCCTTAGTAAATACAGCCATGTTCTAAAACGGAGTCTTGTACTTCTCCGCcaatgttttatctttttttcttctaaagagctagatgctgaaggctcataagTGTGAATTTCAAGAAGTCTGCTAACTTCGTGGGGAGGGAACAGGGTATTCAGTGTTGTGATTACATTTTGAAGATTTAATTGGGGATAAAATTGAAGCTAAATGCTTCAATTTATTAAGATAAAactttctgaggtgtatttaCAAATTGTGCTTAAtggttttcttcctgtttgagacattttattttgacaatTGGACTTAATATCAGATCGGTGGAAGAAAGGGAGATGTTAACAAGGTTTCTTGAGTGAGCGTTCACTGACTCCTCAGAAGTTAAAACTAAAATACTGGGCTCATTCATTATAATCATTTCTTTGCAGTATTGTGAATAGATTGCagatttattgattgatttattttgaaacaaccatttgtcaaaaaaaaaaaaagattcaaattTAGAATTCTGTCTGGAATTGGAGCAGCCTTGTGGGCCAGGCATTTCATGAGACTGGAACACACAGATATGGCCATCCTACCAAGTCCGTAGAGTATGTCCAAATTACAGGACTTCGCCAAGGTGGGTGTACCTTTCTTATGCTAGCAAACTCTCATTGGAAAGATGCTTCTATGGATAAATGACAGTAACTACCTGAAAATTCCGtctgtttttcaaattctgGGTTCAGTGAACAGAAAGCAAACTGAAGACATCTTAATACCAAACACTTTATTACTTATGCCTGTTATTTACAGTATTTACATATTGCACGTTAGCTGGAATGttttatacatttattatataaagTAAATTAATGGCAGCTTGTGTTTTGTGTACAAAATCCATGCTCCACTGTCCCCAAAAATATGTCTACTTtgaattacatttctgtttgtcATGCAATTTGTACTCCTAGGGTACAATGTGACCCCAATGCAAGTCTGTTTTAaccaaacttttaaaaaattgcaTAAGCATGAAGGATATCAAGTGACCACAACTACTGTGGAGCAGTTCTTTAGTAGTTCTAGATATACAAACAAACATTCCTTAAAATTGTAGAATTAAGCAATAGAACATCAATTTTCATGgtgaaatatttgtgtttaCATAATTTTTGGCAGCATTACACATCAGTTGTAGTGTTTTTTAAGTATTGAGCATTATGTACTACTGGCAGTTATGCTACTGTAAAGAGAATGTCAATCTGCCAACTGTTGACAACCTACAAAATGCATGTTAAAAGAATTATGGGAAGTAGTCTGTCAAtctgcaaaaataaatctcttgtTCACAATGGAATATGTTATAAAGGTAGTAAGTTCTATTTCCCTGTTGGTTTCCAAGGCACTTCTCTTGGTTcttggtttttcttttcatggtaATAATATCTGGTggattaaaagaaagaagaaaattgcctttcatcatttttataCTCACATACAAGTGTTTAAGAATATATTTAGCACACTGAAAatagtaagtaaataaaaatg is drawn from Anas platyrhynchos isolate ZD024472 breed Pekin duck chromosome 3, IASCAAS_PekinDuck_T2T, whole genome shotgun sequence and contains these coding sequences:
- the ACP1 gene encoding low molecular weight phosphotyrosine protein phosphatase isoform X2 codes for the protein MASGEAKSVLFVCLGNICRSPIAEAVFRKLVTDEKVENKWMTDSAAVSDWNVGRSPDARALSCLRNHGIETAHKARQITKDDFQSFDYILCMDESNLRDLKRKSNQVKDCKAKIELLGTYDPQKQLIIEDPYYGNEKDFETVYEQCVRCCKAFLEKPH
- the ACP1 gene encoding low molecular weight phosphotyrosine protein phosphatase isoform X1, translated to MASGEAKSVLFVCLGNICRSPIAEAVFRKLVTDEKVENKWRIDSAATSAYEIGNPPDYRGQTCMKKHGITMNHIARQITKDDFQSFDYILCMDESNLRDLKRKSNQVKDCKAKIELLGTYDPQKQLIIEDPYYGNEKDFETVYEQCVRCCKAFLEKPH